In the Leishmania donovani BPK282A1 complete genome, chromosome 31 genome, one interval contains:
- a CDS encoding cyclophilin, putative translates to MALRFSCALVAGSAVHSYLASSSANAAPASKPYLTPYTTNSRNSRVFFDVAEQGGSSFFGMATQEPIGRIEFELFDDTVPVTARSFRELCRGTSSTSPDGKPLTYKGCAFHRIIPDFMIQGGDITKGNGTGGCSIYGTRFKDESFDGKAGKHKGPGILSMANAGRNTNGSQFFICTIACPWLDGKHVVFGQVLHGYEHVKKLESYGTPHGKPSKTVLISDCGVVKEMEL, encoded by the coding sequence ATGGCGCTTCGATTCTCGTGCGCTCTCGTGGCAGGCAGTGCGGTGCATTCGTacctcgcctcctccagcgcaaACGCGGCCCCAGCGAGCAAGCCATACCTGACACCGTACACCACCAACTCGCGCAACAGTCGAGTCTTCTTTGACGTGGCGGAGCAGGGCGGGTCCTCTTTTTTCGGCATGGCAACCCAGGAGCCGATTGGGCGGATCGAGTTTGAGTTGTTTGACGACACCGTCCCCGTCACGGCGAGGAGCTTTCGCGAGCTGTGCCGTGGAACTAGCAGCACGTCCCCAGATGGCAAGCCGCTCACCTACAAGGGCTGCGCCTTTCACCGCATCATCCCAGACTTTATGATTCAGGGTGGCGACATCACGAAGGGcaacggcaccggcggctgcTCCATCTACGGCACGCGCTTCAAGGACGAGTCCTTCGACGGCAAGGCCGGCAAGCACAAGGGCCCCGGTATTCTCTCCATGGCCAACGCCGGTCGCAACACCAACGGCTCGCAATTCTTCATTTGCACCATAGCGTGCCCGTGGCTGGATGGGAAGCACGTCGTCTTTGGCCAGGTCCTCCACGGCTACGAGCATGTGAAGAAACTGGAGAGCTACGGCACGCCGCACGGTAAGCCCAGCAAGACTGTGCTCATCAGCGACTGTGGTGTGGTGAAGGAGATGGAGCTCTAG
- a CDS encoding helicase-like protein has product MLSRSSCRLQTIGFYVAQHPWLKAAGFVKIGYSTCLETRLAMASFTTCFTPEWHYVSVFECQTSKEALLLEQSVLFCLSAKRVEHRELIRLSEDEVTETAAVLARKLRLSVVQRMRPHYGGTLDAASSADPRQRPRRHTFTGLKATVADEDPDAAPPSPAMVSTTIAPYREVLDGVKAGMHTPHSSLHEDVYPAVSKGEEDEEGLCSGDFSFLSTWIDHNDYSLDVLRPYQQEAVARLMAELRERKKAVCQMACRCGKTPVAYHIIQRTLQEGSSGRVLYLVPGLSLLRQTVRKLVAYGLQDTPLLLIGSDPLPVVLSGNKCQSMTTNPDVIRETILGNPKVVVVSTYHSSPLLKELNIFQLTVFDECHRVCGSAADTAFNTVLKLPLHGQRLFLTATPTYDTPIKMSDTGYFGGIAYRYYLREGINDGYVNPFSVRVVLGGKMSHMNPYLFEAMRMVDKMLVFCRDIAHALKMYEELMAETPPSDVSAFSVLIAHSRMGAAAVAHALQSFTTAKRCLLLNVRLFQEGVEIPDLNAVFFAAPRYSSRDIIQSICRPLNRMEGKPPSFVFLPAVYDRRHAADHPINLQSFSTLIPFTDALMDEDPKLFEYMIDPQKKSYDIDVVGVRSLRLTSEKLHRFVLPAIRRGVRYSTRDTDRLHRAARLPWKSIFEEMKRIVYDCNRYPKTNDAWVVGGTPVSMNMFYQYVRRGYKMYERGDPTYLQVHQLRDLESLPQWKRYGVHGPYPWKECLQTLERYLRAHKTVPPLDIHKGGYVGLDATPFERLAGCLMNVNQADSRLQVGLPPEKQADLDRLCAAYRLRWRKRRASSGAIVKNDVTMITQSYMQFKLLYENADKVPAFQRYLHLHFPGYPQKHVRMETLDNLRKGIVPPRRAQQPRQEKRVRKRKGKQAASAAAKGRTVMCRICREHVSVLKWESHLSSKAHLRAQKTLS; this is encoded by the coding sequence ATGCTCAGCCGCTCATCATGTCGCCTCCAGACAATCGGCTTCtatgtggcgcagcacccaTGGCTGAAGGCTGCCGGGTTTGTGAAGATTGGCTACAGCACCTGCCTTGAGACGCGCCTCGCAATGGCCTCTTTCACGACGTGCTTTACACCGGAGTGGCACTATGTCTCCGTCTTCGAGTGCCAGACCAGCAAGGAGGCGCTTCTGCTCGAGCAGTCGGTGCTGTTTTGCCTGAGCGCGAAACGTGTCGAGCACCGCGAGCTGATTCGGCtcagcgaggacgaggtgacggagacagcggcggtgctcgcaCGCAAGCTGCGCCTCTCCGTTGTCCAACGCATGCGTCCGCATTACGGAGGCACGCTCGACGCAGCGTCATCAGCCGAccctcggcagcggccacgtcGGCACACTTTCACCGGCTTGAAAGCCACCGTGGCGGACGAGGATCCAGACGCGGccccgccctctcccgccATGGTCTCTACCACCATTGCGCCGTACCGTGAAGTTCTCGACGGCGTCAAGGCTGGCATGCACACGCCTCACTCGTCTCTCCACGAAGACGTCTATCCTGCGGTGAGTaaaggcgaggaggatgaggagggccTCTGCAGCGGAGACTTCAGCTTTCTCTCCACCTGGATCGACCACAACGACTACTCCCTTGACGTGCTTCGGCCTTACCAACAGGAGGCCGTTGCCCGTCTCATGGCAGAGCTCCGCGAGCGCAAGAAAGCCGTGTGCCAGATGGCGTGCCGATGCGGCAAAACACCGGTGGCGTACCACATCATTCAGCGCACCCTCCAGGAGGGTAGTAGCGGGCGCGTTCTCTACCTCGTCCCTGGGCTTTCCCTGCTTCGGCAGACGGTGCGCAAACTCGTCGCCTACGGTCTGCAGGacacgccgctgctcctcatcGGCTCCGACCCACTCCCGGTGGTGCTAAGCGGGAACAAGTGTCAGTCCATGACGACGAACCCCGACGTCATTAGAGAAACCATCCTGGGCAATCCCAAAGTGGTTGTCGTCTCCACGTACCActcatcgccgctgctcaaGGAGCTAAACATCTTTCAGCTCACCGTTTTCGACGAGTGCCACcgcgtgtgcggcagcgcagccgatACGGCGTTCAACACCGTGCTGAAGCTCCCACTGCATGGTcagcgcctcttcctcacGGCCACCCCCACGTACGACACACCCATCAAAATGAGTGACACCGGCTACTTTGGCGGCATCGCCTACCGCTACTACCTTCGTGAGGGCATCAACGATGGCTACGTGAACCCCTTCTCCGTGCGCGTCGTGCTGGGCGGCAAGATGTCGCACATGAATCCATACCTGTTCGAGGCGATGCGCATGGTGGACAAGATGCTCGTCTTTTGCCGCGACATCGCCCACGCTCTCAAGATGTACGAGGAGCTAATGGCGGAGACACCCCCCAGCGACGTTTCGGCCTTCTCCGTGCTCATCGCGCACTCGCGCAtgggcgccgcggccgtggcCCATGCCCTACAGTCCTTCACAACGGCGAAGCGGTGCCTTCTGCTGAATGTGCGCCTTTTccaggagggggtggagatACCGGACCTCAACGCCGTCTTTTTCGCCGCGCCGCGATACAGCTCGCGCGACATCATCCAGAGCATTTGCCGGCCGCTGAACAGGATGGAGGGCAAACCGCCGTCGTTCGTCTTTCTGCCAGCCGTCTATGACCGCAGACACGCCGCGGATCACCCCATCAACCTGCAGAGCTTCTCCACTCTCATCCCTTTCACGGATGCTCTCATGGACGAGGACCCGAAATTGTTTGAGTACATGATCGACCCTCAGAAGAAATCGTACGACATCGACGTTGTCGGCGTTCGCTCGCTCAGGCTGACGTCGGAGAAGCTCCACCGATTTGTTCTGCCAGCTATTCGACGTGGTGTGCGCTACTCCACTCGCGACACcgaccgcctccaccgcgccgCGCGGCTCCCGTGGAAGAGCATCTTTGAGGAGATGAAGCGCATCGTGTACGACTGCAACCGCTACCCCAAGACGAACGACGCCTGGGTGGTCGGTGGTACGCCAGTGTCGATGAACATGTTCTACCAGTACGTGCGCCGCGGCTACAAGATGTACGAGCGCGGTGACCCCACCTACCTCCAGGTTCACCAGCTGCGCGACCTGGAGAGCCTGCCGCAATGGAAGCGCTACGGCGTGCACGGGCCGTACCCGTGGAAGGAGTGCCTTCAGACGCTGGAACGCTACCTCCGCGCACACaagacggtgccgccgctcgacATACACAAGGGCGGCTACGTCGGCCTCGACGCGACACCGTTTGAGCGGCTGGCGGGGTGTCTCATGAACGTCAACCAGGCGGACAGCCGACTCCAAGTCGGGCTGCCACCAGAGAAGCAGGCGGACTTGGACCGCCTCTGTGCGGCGTaccggctgcggtggcgcaagcggcgcgcctcctccgggGCCATTGTAAAGAACGACGTGACAATGATCACACAGTCCTACATGCAGTTCAAGCTGCTGTACGAGAACGCGGACAAGGTGCCAGCGTTTCAAAGGTACCTCCACCTGCACTTCCCCGGATACCCGCAGAAGCACGTGCGAATGGAAACGCTCGACAACCTGCGCAAGGGCATTGTGCCCCCGCGTCGAGCCCAGCAGCCCCGACAGGAGAAGAGGGTGAGAAAGCGGAAGGGCAAGCaggccgccagcgcggctgcgaagGGCCGCACTGTTATGTGTCGCATCTGCCGAGAGCACGTTTCTGTTTTGAAGTGGGAGTCGCACCTCTCCAGCAAAGCACACCTCCGCGCGCAGAAGACGCTGTCGTGA
- a CDS encoding O-sialoglycoprotein endopeptidase, putative gives MKRTLSLGIEGSANKIGVGVVDQSGTVLSNVRETYITPPGTGFLPRETAIHHSQHVLQVVQRAMHDAAVTPADIDIISYTKGPGMGAPLTVGCTVAKTLSLLWGKPLVGVNHCVGHIEMGRVVTKSENPVVLYVSGGNTQVIAYADHRYRIFGETIDIAVGNCLDRVARLLDISNDPAPGYNIEQKAKKGKCYIRLPYTVKGMDMSFTGILSYIEQLVHHPQFTDPGVCEVSKKRRKAAPSLASTPVPPGETFNTDDICFSLQETIFAMLVEVTERAMSQIKASDVLIVGGVGCNKRLQEMMQLMAAERGGRCFDMDQRYCIDNGCMIAYAGLLQYLSGSFTTMAEATITQRFRTDEVYVAWRD, from the coding sequence ATGAAGCGCACACTGTCCCTCGGGATCGAGGGAAGCGCCAATAAGATCggtgtgggggtggtggACCAGAGCGGTACGGTGCTCTCTAACGTACGCGAAACCTACATCACCCCACCTGGGACCGGGTTCCTGCCGCGCGAGACGGCCATTCATCACTCCCAGCACGTGCTGCAAGTCGTACAGCGAGCCATGCACGATGCCGCGGTGACTCCGGCCGACATCGATATCATCTCGTACACCAAGGGCCCTGGCATGGGCGCGCCGCTCACTGTCGGCTGCACCGTGGCCAAAACACTGTCCCTCCTGTGGGGGAAGCCGCTGGTGGGTGTCAACCACTGCGTCGGGCACATTGAGATGGGCCGCGTCGTCACGAAGAGCGAAAACCCTGTGGTGCTGTACGTCAGCGGGGGCAACACGCAAGTCATCGCCTACGCTGATCACCGCTACCGCATTTTCGGTGAGACGATCGACATTGCCGTGGGCAACTGCCTGGACCGTGTtgcccgcctcctcgacaTCTCAAACGACCCGGCACCGGGCTACAATATTGAACAGAAGGCCAAGAAGGGCAAGTGCTACATCCGCTTGCCCTACACGGTGAAGGGAATGGACATGTCATTCACCGGCATCCTCTCCTACATCGAACAGCTTGTGCACCACCCTCAATTCACTGACCCGGGTGTTTGCGAGGTGTCCAAAAAGCGGCGCAAGGCGGCACCGTCCCTGGCGAgcacgccggtgccgcccGGCGAGACCTTCAACACGGACGACATCTGCTTCTCCCTGCAGGAGACGATCTTCGCCATGCTAGTCGAAGTGACGGAGCGCGCCATGTCGCAAATCAAAGCATCTGACGTGCTCATTGTCGGCGGGGTGGGCTGCAACAAGCGCCTGCAGGAGATGATGCAGCTGATGGCGGCAGAGCGTGGGGGTCGCTGCTTCGACATGGATCAGCGATACTGCATCGACAATGGCTGCATGATCGCGTACGCCGGGCTGCTCCAGTATCTGAGTGGGTCCTTCACGACCATGGCAGAGGCGACTATCACGCAGCGCTTTCGCACCGATGAAGTTTACGTCGCGTGGCGCGATTGA